The Fimbriimonas ginsengisoli Gsoil 348 genome window below encodes:
- a CDS encoding DinB family protein — MGAELPILDLLRYDQWATDQMFASVSALTEAQFTHEFAGELSSVRQQCIHMLGASDRYRARIMGEPVPDVVPDSFSTPAEAASYASEVSARYRQMVPTLTPERLAEEIRNDTRRGLFILTVEQTLLQVINHGTFHRGQIACLLKLHGVEPIDSDYILWVNAASPSEP, encoded by the coding sequence ATGGGCGCCGAACTTCCCATCCTTGATTTGCTCCGGTACGACCAGTGGGCCACCGACCAGATGTTCGCCTCGGTCTCGGCCCTGACGGAGGCGCAATTCACCCATGAATTCGCGGGAGAATTGAGTTCGGTGAGGCAGCAATGCATCCACATGCTCGGAGCGAGTGACCGTTACCGAGCGCGTATCATGGGCGAGCCGGTTCCCGACGTCGTTCCGGATTCGTTCTCCACCCCTGCCGAAGCGGCGTCTTACGCAAGCGAAGTTTCGGCGAGATACCGGCAGATGGTTCCGACCTTGACCCCGGAGCGACTGGCCGAAGAGATCCGCAACGACACCCGCCGCGGCCTTTTCATCCTCACCGTGGAGCAAACCTTGCTCCAAGTGATCAACCACGGCACGTTTCACCGGGGGCAAATTGCCTGCCTCCTGAAGCTTCACGGCGTGGAGCCGATCGACTCGGACTACATCCTCTGGGTAAACGCAGCCTCGCCTTCCGAGCCCTAG